The proteins below are encoded in one region of Malaclemys terrapin pileata isolate rMalTer1 chromosome 20, rMalTer1.hap1, whole genome shotgun sequence:
- the SPHK2 gene encoding sphingosine kinase 2 isoform X1, whose translation MSLVLGPYGEGAETLLHGEFGAYPSKGSRYALSLTQTALHIQRLVPKPETDQRTVVPLAEVVGCHTLRSRAPADRAAYFSVYAYPLKKRKVAVGSGRGRQRAARTFQVDGADDYEKNQVVAEKWAAAIKCLVLGIPISSDTDIAPSLLPRPRRLLLLLNPFGGRGLALQWCQTHVLPMITEADISFNLIQTERPNHARELVKGINLAEWDGIVAISGDGLLYEVLNGLMERPDWEQAIKMPVGILPSGSGNALAGAINCNAGRLEQVLGLELLLNCALLLCHAAVAPLDLVAVTTASGARCFSCLSVAWGFVSDVDIESEKYRHMGAARFTLGTLVRLASMHTYRGRLSYLPAADATAHRPISRSITVAPNGRLPLQRLPLHRALSDMGLCEERHAFRGAEPAPAPCPSPGSPPPSSASVLPPPSFSFEPRPRELPAGGAGEAQVGGPPDELLVPLGQPVPGSWVTVEDDFVLVLAIYQSHLGADLFAAPFARFDDGLIHLCFIKAGISRAALVRLFLAMEKGSHFEQECPHLVHVPVRAFRLEPLTRKGILTVDGERVEYGPIQGQVHRALARLITGVNRLKIATG comes from the exons ATGAGCCTCGTCCTGGGCCCGTACGGCGAGGGCGCCGAGACGCTGCTTCACGGGGAGTTTGGGGCTTACCCCTCCAAGGGCTCCCGCTACGCCCTCAGCCTAACCCAGACGGCGCTGCACATCCAGCGGCTAGTGCCCAAGCCGGAGACGGACCAGCGCACCGTGGTGCCCCTGGCCGAGGTGGTGGGCTGCCACACGCTGCGCAGCCGGGCGCCAGCCGACCGGGCGGCGTATTTCTCGGTCTACGCCTACCCGCTGAAGAAGAGGAAGGTGGCGGTGGGGTCGGGGCGCGGGCGGCAGAGAGCGGCACGGACCTTCCAGGTGGATGGGGCCGACGACTACGAGAAGAACCAAGTGGTGGCGGAGAAATGGGCGGCTGCCATCAAGTGCCTGGTGCTGGGTATCCCCATCTCCAGTGACACAG ACATcgctcccagcctcctgccacGCCCACGCcggctactgctgctgctgaacccgtttgggggcaggggcctggcccTCCAGTGGTGCCAGACCCACGTGCTGCCCATGATCACGGAGGCGGACATCAGCTTCAACTTGATCCAGACAG AGAGGCCAAACCACGCCCGGGAGCTGGTGAAGGGCATCAACCTGGCAGAATGGGATGGGATCGTCGCCATCTCGGGGGATGGGCTCCTATATGAG GTTCTCAACGGGCTGATGGAGCGCCCCGACTGGGAGCAGGCGATCAAGATGCCGGTTGGGATTTTACCGAGTGGTTCGGGGAACGCCTTGGCCGGAGCCATCAACTGTAATGCCGG caggCTGGAGCAGGTGCTgggcctggagctgctgctgaactgcgccctgctgctgtgccatgCGGCTGTGGCCCCGCTGGACCTGGTGGCCGTCACCACGGCCTCGGGCGCCCGCTGCTTCTCCTGCCTCAGCGTGGCCTGGGGCTTCGTCTCGGACGTGGACATCGAGAGCGAGAAGTACCGGCACATGGGCGCCGCCCGCTTCACGCTGGGCACTCTGGTGCGCCTGGCCTCCATGCACACTTACCGCGGGCGCCTCTCCTACCTGCCCGCCGCCGACGCCACCGCCCACCGGCCCATCTCCCGCAGCATCACCGTGGCCCCCAACGGCCGCCTGCCCCTGCAGCGCCTGCCCTTGCACCGCGCCCTGTCCGACATGGGGCTGTGTGAGGAGCGCCACGCCTTCCGGGGGGCTGAGCCAGCTCCCGCGCCCTGCCCctcgcccggctccccgcccccctcctccgCCTCCGTCCTGCCCCCGCCCAGCTTCTCCTTCGAGCCCAGGCCGAGGGAGCTGCCGGCCGGCGGGGCGGGTGAGGCCCAGGTGGGCGGTCCTCCAGACGAGCTGTTGGTGCCACTGGGGCAGCCGGTGCCCGGCTCCTGGGTGACGGTGGAGGACGACTTTGTGCTGGTGCTGGCCATCTACCAGAGCCACCTGGGGGCCGACCTCTTCGCCGCCCCCTTCGCCCGCTTCGACGACGGGCTCATCCACCTCTGCTTCATCAAAGCCGGCATCTCCCGCGCCGCCCTGGTCCGCCTCTTCTTGGCCATGGAGAAGGGCAGCCACTTCGAGCAGGAGTGCCCCCATCTCGTCCACGTGCCCGTCCGGGCCTTCCGCCTGGAGCCCCTCACCCGCAAGGGCATCCTGACCGTGGACGGTGAGCGGGTGGAATACGGCCCCATCCAGGGCCAGGTGCATCGGGCCCTCGCCAGACTTATCACCGGCGTCAACCGCCTCAAGATCGCCACCGGCTGA
- the SPHK2 gene encoding sphingosine kinase 2 isoform X2 encodes MSLVLGPYGEGAETLLHGEFGAYPSKGSRYALSLTQTALHIQRLVPKPETDQRTVVPLAEVVGCHTLRSRAPADRAAYFSVYAYPLKKRKVAVGSGRGRQRAARTFQVDGADDYEKNQVVAEKWAAAIKCLVLGIPISSDTDIAPSLLPRPRRLLLLLNPFGGRGLALQWCQTHVLPMITEADISFNLIQTERPNHARELVKGINLAEWDGIVAISGDGLLYEVLNGLMERPDWEQAIKMPVGILPSGSGNALAGAINCNAGLEQVLGLELLLNCALLLCHAAVAPLDLVAVTTASGARCFSCLSVAWGFVSDVDIESEKYRHMGAARFTLGTLVRLASMHTYRGRLSYLPAADATAHRPISRSITVAPNGRLPLQRLPLHRALSDMGLCEERHAFRGAEPAPAPCPSPGSPPPSSASVLPPPSFSFEPRPRELPAGGAGEAQVGGPPDELLVPLGQPVPGSWVTVEDDFVLVLAIYQSHLGADLFAAPFARFDDGLIHLCFIKAGISRAALVRLFLAMEKGSHFEQECPHLVHVPVRAFRLEPLTRKGILTVDGERVEYGPIQGQVHRALARLITGVNRLKIATG; translated from the exons ATGAGCCTCGTCCTGGGCCCGTACGGCGAGGGCGCCGAGACGCTGCTTCACGGGGAGTTTGGGGCTTACCCCTCCAAGGGCTCCCGCTACGCCCTCAGCCTAACCCAGACGGCGCTGCACATCCAGCGGCTAGTGCCCAAGCCGGAGACGGACCAGCGCACCGTGGTGCCCCTGGCCGAGGTGGTGGGCTGCCACACGCTGCGCAGCCGGGCGCCAGCCGACCGGGCGGCGTATTTCTCGGTCTACGCCTACCCGCTGAAGAAGAGGAAGGTGGCGGTGGGGTCGGGGCGCGGGCGGCAGAGAGCGGCACGGACCTTCCAGGTGGATGGGGCCGACGACTACGAGAAGAACCAAGTGGTGGCGGAGAAATGGGCGGCTGCCATCAAGTGCCTGGTGCTGGGTATCCCCATCTCCAGTGACACAG ACATcgctcccagcctcctgccacGCCCACGCcggctactgctgctgctgaacccgtttgggggcaggggcctggcccTCCAGTGGTGCCAGACCCACGTGCTGCCCATGATCACGGAGGCGGACATCAGCTTCAACTTGATCCAGACAG AGAGGCCAAACCACGCCCGGGAGCTGGTGAAGGGCATCAACCTGGCAGAATGGGATGGGATCGTCGCCATCTCGGGGGATGGGCTCCTATATGAG GTTCTCAACGGGCTGATGGAGCGCCCCGACTGGGAGCAGGCGATCAAGATGCCGGTTGGGATTTTACCGAGTGGTTCGGGGAACGCCTTGGCCGGAGCCATCAACTGTAATGCCGG gCTGGAGCAGGTGCTgggcctggagctgctgctgaactgcgccctgctgctgtgccatgCGGCTGTGGCCCCGCTGGACCTGGTGGCCGTCACCACGGCCTCGGGCGCCCGCTGCTTCTCCTGCCTCAGCGTGGCCTGGGGCTTCGTCTCGGACGTGGACATCGAGAGCGAGAAGTACCGGCACATGGGCGCCGCCCGCTTCACGCTGGGCACTCTGGTGCGCCTGGCCTCCATGCACACTTACCGCGGGCGCCTCTCCTACCTGCCCGCCGCCGACGCCACCGCCCACCGGCCCATCTCCCGCAGCATCACCGTGGCCCCCAACGGCCGCCTGCCCCTGCAGCGCCTGCCCTTGCACCGCGCCCTGTCCGACATGGGGCTGTGTGAGGAGCGCCACGCCTTCCGGGGGGCTGAGCCAGCTCCCGCGCCCTGCCCctcgcccggctccccgcccccctcctccgCCTCCGTCCTGCCCCCGCCCAGCTTCTCCTTCGAGCCCAGGCCGAGGGAGCTGCCGGCCGGCGGGGCGGGTGAGGCCCAGGTGGGCGGTCCTCCAGACGAGCTGTTGGTGCCACTGGGGCAGCCGGTGCCCGGCTCCTGGGTGACGGTGGAGGACGACTTTGTGCTGGTGCTGGCCATCTACCAGAGCCACCTGGGGGCCGACCTCTTCGCCGCCCCCTTCGCCCGCTTCGACGACGGGCTCATCCACCTCTGCTTCATCAAAGCCGGCATCTCCCGCGCCGCCCTGGTCCGCCTCTTCTTGGCCATGGAGAAGGGCAGCCACTTCGAGCAGGAGTGCCCCCATCTCGTCCACGTGCCCGTCCGGGCCTTCCGCCTGGAGCCCCTCACCCGCAAGGGCATCCTGACCGTGGACGGTGAGCGGGTGGAATACGGCCCCATCCAGGGCCAGGTGCATCGGGCCCTCGCCAGACTTATCACCGGCGTCAACCGCCTCAAGATCGCCACCGGCTGA
- the RPL18 gene encoding 60S ribosomal protein L18, which yields MGVDIRHNKDRKVRRTEPKSQDIYLRLLVKLYRFLARRTSSRFNKVVLKRLFMSRTNRPPLSLSRMIRKMKLPGRDNKTAVVVGTVTDDIRIHDIPKLKVCALRVTQGARSRILKAGGQIMTFDQLAMAAPKGQGTVLLSGPRKGREVYRHFGKAPGTPHSHTKPYVRSKGRKFERARGRRASRAYKN from the exons ATG GGTGTCGATATCCGACACAACAAGGACCGCAAGGTCCGCCGCACGGAGCCCAAGAGCCAGGACATCTACCTGCGCCTGCTGGTCAAG CTGTACCGTTTCCTGGCGCGCCGCACCAGCTCCCGCTTCAACAAGGTCGTCCTGAAACGCCTCTTCATGAGCCGCACCAACCGCCCGCCGCTCTCCCTCTCTCGCATG atCCGCAAGATGAAGCTCCCGGGGCGGGATAACAAGACGGCCGTGGTGGTGGGAACCGTCACCGACGACATCCGCATCCACGACATCCCCAAGCTGAAG GTCTGTGCCCTGCGGGTGACCCAAGGAGCCCGTAGTCGCATCCTGAAGGCAGGGGGTCAGATCATGACCTTTGACCAGCTGGCCATGGCAGCCCCTAAGGGCCAGGGCACCGTGCTGCTCTCGG GGCCCAGGAAGGGACGCGAGGTGTACCGGCACTTTGGCAAGGCCCCTGGCACCCCCCACAGTCACACCAA gccCTACGTGCGCTCCAAGGGGCGGAAGTTCGAGCGGGCTCGGGGCCGCCGCGCCAGCCGGGCCTACAAGAACTAA
- the LOC128826592 gene encoding uncharacterized protein LOC128826592, translated as MLQPSPHPALQISPNDVSGTHYGPEQEVQDEAPGRARRGARRNLLEPQRRRIRPGCRLPGETPEDKAEAPSGIGDLVLAAELMEMAGVSPCYAQHRGGTQPAVEHDHGAYGVPQEPAALGRMVRELQETVHRQNQLLQSSQEALAASQERCQELQERSESECWALASELGLRIAALEAENRNLRCERDQLESQTQGLREELERSRSTVLHISQKLKEQGGRAGPGRFCLASVRDDGKWLRFYTGFGSAQRLAAFLAFLTEGEPQRGAEPGPPSALSPEDQLFLVLVRLRLGLLLQDLAFRFHLSEATVSRYWLGWTQLMETRLAQVPVRCSPRYVERFEPQRAARVGGVPLVVLDCAQLCFEGRGRQLYALQGCALAAPSGFLAFCCSAALRGREGGPGLPPFLRDGPVALSAQQGEASRQVLSLASLADKALRFRFLRGVQPPTMEGQVGRAWAICCYLACLLHEPMGLA; from the exons ATGTTGCAGCCCAGCCCCCATCCGGCGCTGCAG aTCTCCCCGAACGACGTCTCCGGCACCCACTACGGGCCGGAGCAGGAAGTGCAGGATGAGGCGCCTGGCAGAGCTCGGAGGGGCGCCCGGAGGAACCTGCTGGAGCCCCAAAGAAGGAGAATCCGCCCGGGCTGCCGGCTGCCAGGAGAGACGCCTGAGGACAAAG CGGAAGCCCCGTCTGGCATCGGGGACCTGGTTCTGGCAGCTGAACTGATGGAGATGGCCGGAGTGTCCCCCTGCTATGCCCAGCACCGGGGCGGGACCCAGCCAGCCGTGGAGCACGACCATGGGGCCTACGGCGTCCCCCAGGAGCCGGCTGCGCTGGGCCGCATGGTGCGGGAGCTGCAGGAGACGGTGCATCGGCAGaaccagctgctgcagagctcGCAGGAGGCCCTGGCCGCCAGCCAGGAGCGctgccaggagctgcag GAGAGGTCGGAGAGTGAGTGCTGGGCGCTGGCGTCGGAGCTGGGCCTGCGGATCGCGGCGCTGGAGGCGGAGAACCGGAACCTGCGGTGCGAGCGGGACCAGCTGGAGAGCCAGACGCAGGGGCTGCGGgaggagctggagcggagccgcaGCACGGTGCTACACATCAGCCAGAAGCTGAAGGAGCAgggcggccgggccgggccgggccggttctGCCTGGCCAGCGTCCGGGACGACGGCAAGTGGCTgcggttctacaccggcttcgGCAGTGCCCAGCGCCTGGCCGCGTTCCTGGCCTTCCTGACGGAGGGGGAGCCGCAGCGGGGGGCCGAGCCAGGCCCCCCCAGCGCCCTGAGCCCCGAGGACCAGCTCTTCCTGGTGCTGGTGCGGCTGCGGCTGGGGCTGCTcctgcaggatctggcctttcGCTTCCACCTTTCCGAGGCCACCGTCTCCCGCTACTGGCTCGGCTGGACCCAGCTCATGGAGACCCGGCTGGCCCAG GTGCCGGTGCGGTGCAGCCCGCGCTACGTGGAGCGGTTCGAGCCGCAGCGGGCGGCGCGGGTTGGGGGCGTCCCGCTGGTGGTGCTGGACTGCGCCCAGCTCTGCTTcgagggccggggccggcagcTCTACGCCCTGCAGGGCTGCGCCCTGGCCGCCCCCAGCGGCTTCCTGGCCTTCTGCTGCAGCGCCGCCTtgcggggcagggaaggggggccggggctgccccCCTTCCTGCGGGATGGGCCCGTGGCCCTCAGCGCCCAGCAGGGGGAGGCCAGCCGGCAGGTGCTCAGCCTGGCCAGCCTGGCCGACAAGGCCCTGCGCTTCCGCTTCCTGCGGGGGGTCCAGCCCCCCACCATGGAGGGCCAGGTGGGGCGGGCCTGGGCCATCTGCTGCTACCTGGCCTGCCTGCTGCATGAGCCCATGGGGCTGGCCTAG